One stretch of Paramormyrops kingsleyae isolate MSU_618 chromosome 4, PKINGS_0.4, whole genome shotgun sequence DNA includes these proteins:
- the LOC140588818 gene encoding uncharacterized protein — MVEENQWSFYSSEMHMEVMSQIQEVEQKLQRERAERKLREELEAKEKFEKELQETLREKEVVIQVQKEKIIVLEERIVELEEELKEERDEEKKKELEEKLNKEVEMRNVTQNEVKRLKEEAEKEKCEREEKHREEIEEIRDEEKAQAEAERHVMKILLPELFSRLQSTLKTKIHNEYERQTEEKNHEIAAIKEACSREIERVQRLKNEEMQKLQTEMNREIERVQRLKNEEMQELQTEMNREIEEMKREIVRMKLNLESSPQLEGTPV, encoded by the coding sequence ATGGTTGAAGAAAACCAATGGAGCTTCTACAGCAGTGAAATGCATATGGAGGTGATGTCTCAGATTCAAGAGGTGGAACAAAAGCTCCAGAGGGAAAGAGCTGAGAGGAAACTGAGAGAAGAACTGGAAGCGAAGGAGAAGTTTGAGAAGGAGCTGCAAGAGACTCTGAGGGAGAAGGAGGTCGTGATTCAGGTACAGAAAGAAAAGATTATAGTGCTGGAGGAGAGGATAGTTGAATTGGAGGAAGAGCTGAAGGAAGAGAGGgatgaagaaaagaaaaaagaacttGAAGAAAAACTGAACAAAGAGGTGGAAATGAGGAATGTTACGCAAAACGAGGTTAAAAGACTCAAGGAGGAAGCAGAGAAAGAAAAATGTGAGCGGGAGGAGAAACACAGAGAAGAGATTGAAGAGATCAGGGACGAGGAGAAGGCTCAGGCTGAAGCAGAAAGACACGTGATGAAAATACTGCTGCCTGAACTGTTTAGCAGACTACAGTCCACATTAAAAACCAAGATACACAATGAATATGAGAGACAGACTGAGGAAAAGAACCATGAAATAGCTGCTATAAAGGAAGCGTGCagcagagagatagagagagtgCAGAGGCTGAAGAATGAAGAGATGCAGAAGTTACAGACAGAGATGaacagagagatagagagagtaCAGAGGCTGAAGAATGAGGAGATGCAGGAGTTACAGACAGAGATGAACAGAGAGATAGAGGAGATGAAGAGGGAGATTGTGAGAATGAAACTAAACCTGGAGAGCAGTCCACAGCTTGAGGGAACTCCAGTCTGA